In Ascaphus truei isolate aAscTru1 chromosome 21, aAscTru1.hap1, whole genome shotgun sequence, one DNA window encodes the following:
- the PPP1R26 gene encoding protein phosphatase 1 regulatory subunit 26 isoform X1 — MFLVNVPPVVAFQTKWAPFGQAASGRLPVCFSESEEDLSGIPIGAQVQGIINNLQSDESSLEVNSEYECIMQKNRKVELNISGGLNTGSTVVKGHTKESATLVVPAQFNDHNEDNSAFGPLVLESDSDDSVDRGIEEAIQEYLKKKSNVVPSQLSDAKSSSSIEHEVDFLKDGQKNASITTCPVKIDMVTTTNDICDSFKAHDQIRSASPDSVSSDDSFEQSIKDEIEQFLNEKKLQSNKSEISSAKKNVQNETPVKPKLKSSKTSEKQSAKQGCKEPFVGQHLEVLNVQSKGQKTKVDSFKNTNIRSQPKPKISKQNEKLKIQPKEAVSILKEELTDSSSDDGIEEAIQLYQLEKIRNEGNLKIALGAASVKEQKVNIADESAVNFSHSLGKNASPELYKKTENRKRKMLNTKPAALPDIPNCQPLTHKRTFSSIDDRIPKCETGLQATCRAETATELLCAEAILDISKTILPSQPESTLTALQGNSCPHSEAAQPYCYSDSSVDSDDSIEQEIRTFLALKAQTEGICTDSRKQEPSSNAPTPEHQNQSSFSKRKLSLTHKRKLKESKPAQANLMKKGNHLEKVSLCVDSGELSKYLLPNDNVQSSCVGSCTDTKSKLQYPSDVELNIGQQVLGAERAFAPSIGKSRGNGKAYVQIKSYCTGDKSSSLDSDEDLDTAIKDLLKSKRKFKKRSKDERPQCKKKVRFGETTTKPLEIFDGFEQKDCHVKGPFFIKSCLLNPGNTQGNPLKKSKSTFKIKEEQEKQDTVGSRPLSVSSHGSKACGPKPVCASDNTMTSESKSLKTCAFSDAQDSSSVDSDDSIELEIRKFLAARAKASADLTAAQKEMPNVPDPNLDKGNNTHSFKQEQRGLLNTVKETVLQPGEDKKNSERPTIQNAVVHQLYDCKQSISHIGQLYHRPVEVNKGTSPVNRQDGLLVKSECFVDQNNVLKQNEKCLQTIHGRAVMKAELNGSQGKSHLPVSGNFVAGLKYISGNDKRLVLNLDTTGPSKITGDVNPYKTGTDITKLGSCPSVQKKGLILEKSKDVQTSNIFPKNPLVHPGLYLLTTKMCKDPSSLCVPIKTASYETGINVMSVQYSCAQVVSNALPCAGELSIQQHTMGEVRDGKISTVSANSKTGEALQAPALDTKIRMFHSAREVLDCESRQSNLSKEKTQEDLEAGSGINVKECKGSEEKGKVSSFSHFSTSIDPGLSVLPYIILSPEQICQHFGLHRNTRTRSHQEAKNCDYILPRKFLQGEQKRSNAALGSLYTVAPESAFGRGEPGKERKMLN; from the exons ATGTTCCTTGTGAATGTCCCTCCTGTGGTTGCTTTCCAAACAAAATGGGCCCCATTTGGACAGGCTGCAAGTGGTAGATTACCCGTGTGCTTTTCTGAATCTGAAGAGGATCTTTCTGGGATTCCTATCGGTGCACAGGTTCAGGGTATTATAAACAACCTTCAGAGTGATGAATCTTCTCTTGAGGTGAACAGTGAATATGAGTGTATTATGCAGAAAAATAGAAAGGTGGAGCTTAACATTAGCGGAGGACTAAATACCGGTTCCACAGTGGTTAAAGGACATACCAAGGAAAGTGCCACACTTGTTGTTCCTGCTCAGTTCAATGATCATAACGAAGATAATTCAGCGTTTGGACCACTTGTATTGGAATCAGATAGTGATGATTCTGTTGACAGAGGCATAGAGGAAGCTATTCAAGAATACCTGAAAAAGAAAAGCAATGTTGTCCCATCTCAGCTAAGTGATGCAAAGAGCTCTAGTAGCATTGAACACGAGGTAGATTTTCTGAAAGATGGTCAGAAGAATGCATCAATTACTACATGCCCTGTTAAAATTGATATGGTTACTACTACAAATGACATTTGTGATAGCTTCAAGGCACATGATCAGATAAGAAGTGCTTCACCTGATAGTGTGAGCAGTGATGATTCGTTTGAGCAGAGTATCAAGGATGAAATTGAACAATTCCTAAATGAGAAAAAACTCCAAAGTAATAAAAGCGAAATCAGTTCAGCTAAGAAAAATGTTCAGAATGAAACTCCAGTGAAACCAAAGTTAAAATCAAGCAAGACATCTGAAAAACAAAGTGCTAAGCAAGGATGTAAGGAGCCGTTTGTGGGACAACATTTAGAAGTACTTAATGTGCAGTCTAAAGGTCAAAAAACTAAAGTTGATAGTTTTAAAAATACCAATATCAGAAGTCAGCCAAAGCCTAAAATATCAAAGCAAAATGAAAAGCTGAAGATTCAGCCCAAGGAAGCTGTCAGCATTTTGAAAGAAGAACTAACAGACTCCAGCAGTGATGATGGCATTGAGGAAGCCATCCAACTTTACCAATTGGAGAAAATCAGAAATGAAGGCAATCTTAAAATAGCTCTTGGTGCTGCTTCAGTAAAGGAACAAAAGGTGAATATTGCAGATGAATCTGCTGTTAACTTCAGTCACTCTTTGGGGAAAAATGCCTCTCCTGAACTTTATAAAAAGACAgaaaatagaaaaagaaaaatgttaaatACCAAACCTGCAGCACTTCCAGATATCCCAAACTGCCAACCTCTTACCCATAAGAGAACATTTTCTTCCATAGATGACAGAATTCCTAAATGTGAGACTGGATTACAAGCAACCTGTAGGGCTGAAACAGCAACTGAATTACTATGTGCAGAAGCAATACTTGACATTTCTAAAACAATTTTGCCATCCCAGCCAGAAAGTACTCTTACAGCTCTGCAGGGAAATTCCTGCCCTCATTCTGAAGCGGCACAGCCCTACTGTTATAGTGACAGCTCAGTAGACAGTGATGACAGCATAGAGCAAGAGATAAGAACATTTTTGGCTCTTAAAGCGCAGACCGAAGGCATTTGCACAGATTCTAGGAAACAAGAGCCATCATCGAATGCGCCCACACCTGAACACCAAAACCAGTCATCTTTTTCCAAGAGAAAACTTTCCCTGACCCACAAACGAAAACTGAAGGAAAGCAAGCCGGCACAAGCAAACTTGATGAAAAAAGGTAATCATTTGGAAAAAGTGTCTTTGTGTGTTGACAGTGGAGAACTAAGTAAGTACTTGCTACCTAATGATAATGTACAGAGCAGCTGTGTGGGAAGCTGTACTGACACAAAATCCAAGCTACAGTACCCATCAGACGTTGAATTGAATATTGGTCAGCAAGTTTTGGGTGCTGAAAGGGCGTTTGCACCTTCTATAGGAAAAAGCCGTGGAAATGGAAAAGCTTATGTGCAAATCAAGAGTTATTGCACCGGAGATAAAAGCAGCTCTTTGGACAGTGATGAAGATCTTGACACGGCTATAAAAGATCTCCTGAAATCGAAAAGAAAATTCAAAAAAAGGTCAAAAGATGAAAGGCCTCAGTGTAAGAAAAAAGTCAGATTTGGTGAAACGACAACCAAGCCACTGGAAATATTTGATGGGTTCGAGCAAAAGGATTGCCATGTGAAAGGCCCCTTTTTTATCAAAAGCTGCCTTTTAAATCCTGGTAACACACAAGGAAACCCTTTAAAAAAGTCAAAGAGCACATTTAAGATAAAAGAAGAACAAGAGAAGCAGGATACTGTGGGGAGCAGACCTTTATCGGTTTCATCCCATGGTAGTAAAGCTTGTGGACCCAAACCAGTTTGTGCCTCGGACAACACTATGACATCTGAAAGCAAAAGCTTGAAAACGTGTGCCTTCTCAGATGCACAGGACAGCAGCTCTGTAGATAGCGATGACAGCATTGAGCTGGAAATAAGGAAATTCTTAGCAGCACGAGCTAAGGCGTCAGCAGATCTTACTGCAGCACAAAAGGAGATGCCTAACGTTCCAGATCCAAACCTTGACAAAGGGAATAACACCCACTCTTTCAAGCAAGAACAAAGGGGTTTATTAAATACAGTGAAGGAGACTGTACTTCAGCCTGGTGAGGATAAAAAGAACTCTGAGAGACCAACTATACAAAATGCTGTGGTACACCAGTTATATGACTGTAAACAAAGCATATCACATATAGGGCAATTATACCACCGTCCTGTTGAAGTAAACAAGGGAACCAGTCCTGTAAATAGACAAGATGGGTTATTGGTAAAAAGCGAATGTTTTGTAGATCAAAACAATGTCCTTAAACAAAATGAGAAGTGTCTTCAAACTATTCATGGTAGAGCAGTCATGAAAGCTGAATTGAATGGTTCCCAGGGGAAATCCCACTTGCCCGTGTCTGGAAACTTTGTTGCAGGTCTTAAGTACATTTCTGGAAATGATAAACGACTTGTTTTAAATCTAGACACTACTGGTCCTTCCAAGATAACAGGTGATGTCAATCCTTACAAGACTGGGACGGATATTACAAAGCTCGGGAGCTGTCCATCTGTTCAGAAAAAAGGACTTATTTTGGAAAAGTCTAAAGATGTACAGACTTCTAACATCTTTCCTAAAAATCCTTTAGTCCACCCTGGTTTGTATTTGCTCACAACTAAAATGTGTAAAGACCCATCTTCATTATGTGTCCCTATTAAGACCGCATCATATGAAACGGGTATAAATGTAATGAGCGTACAATACAGCTGTGCTCAGGTAGTTTCAAACGCACTACCTTGTGCAGGAGAGCTTTCAATTCAGCAGCACACAATGGGAGAAgtcagggatggaaaaataagtaCAGTCAGTGCTAACAGCAAGACAGGAGAGGCCTTGCAGGCGCCCGCTCTCGATACCAAAATACGAATGTTCCATTCAGCCAGAGAAGTTCTAGATTGTGAAAGCAGACAAAGTAATCTTAGCAAGGAGAAAACGCAGGAAGATTTAGAGGCAGGCTCTGGTATAAATGTCAAGGAGTGCAAAGGTTCAGAAGAGAAAGGAAAGGTTTCCAGTTT CTCACACTTTAGCACATCTATTGACCCCGGACTGAGCGTGCTGCCTTATATCATTCTATCTCCTGAGCAAATATGTCAACATTTTGGCTTACACAGAAACACCCGTACAAGGTCACATCAG GAGGCGAAAAACTGTGATTACATTTTGCCACGGAAGTTCCTACAAGGAGAGCAGAAGAGGAGTAATGCTGCATTGGGATCATTATATACAGTAGCTCCAGAAAGTGCTTTCGGACGAGGTG
- the PPP1R26 gene encoding protein phosphatase 1 regulatory subunit 26 isoform X2, with amino-acid sequence MFLVNVPPVVAFQTKWAPFGQAASGRLPVCFSESEEDLSGIPIGAQVQGIINNLQSDESSLEVNSEYECIMQKNRKVELNISGGLNTGSTVVKGHTKESATLVVPAQFNDHNEDNSAFGPLVLESDSDDSVDRGIEEAIQEYLKKKSNVVPSQLSDAKSSSSIEHEVDFLKDGQKNASITTCPVKIDMVTTTNDICDSFKAHDQIRSASPDSVSSDDSFEQSIKDEIEQFLNEKKLQSNKSEISSAKKNVQNETPVKPKLKSSKTSEKQSAKQGCKEPFVGQHLEVLNVQSKGQKTKVDSFKNTNIRSQPKPKISKQNEKLKIQPKEAVSILKEELTDSSSDDGIEEAIQLYQLEKIRNEGNLKIALGAASVKEQKVNIADESAVNFSHSLGKNASPELYKKTENRKRKMLNTKPAALPDIPNCQPLTHKRTFSSIDDRIPKCETGLQATCRAETATELLCAEAILDISKTILPSQPESTLTALQGNSCPHSEAAQPYCYSDSSVDSDDSIEQEIRTFLALKAQTEGICTDSRKQEPSSNAPTPEHQNQSSFSKRKLSLTHKRKLKESKPAQANLMKKGNHLEKVSLCVDSGELSKYLLPNDNVQSSCVGSCTDTKSKLQYPSDVELNIGQQVLGAERAFAPSIGKSRGNGKAYVQIKSYCTGDKSSSLDSDEDLDTAIKDLLKSKRKFKKRSKDERPQCKKKVRFGETTTKPLEIFDGFEQKDCHVKGPFFIKSCLLNPGNTQGNPLKKSKSTFKIKEEQEKQDTVGSRPLSVSSHGSKACGPKPVCASDNTMTSESKSLKTCAFSDAQDSSSVDSDDSIELEIRKFLAARAKASADLTAAQKEMPNVPDPNLDKGNNTHSFKQEQRGLLNTVKETVLQPGEDKKNSERPTIQNAVVHQLYDCKQSISHIGQLYHRPVEVNKGTSPVNRQDGLLVKSECFVDQNNVLKQNEKCLQTIHGRAVMKAELNGSQGKSHLPVSGNFVAGLKYISGNDKRLVLNLDTTGPSKITGDVNPYKTGTDITKLGSCPSVQKKGLILEKSKDVQTSNIFPKNPLVHPGLYLLTTKMCKDPSSLCVPIKTASYETGINVMSVQYSCAQVVSNALPCAGELSIQQHTMGEVRDGKISTVSANSKTGEALQAPALDTKIRMFHSAREVLDCESRQSNLSKEKTQEDLEAGSGINVKECKGSEEKGKVSSFSHFSTSIDPGLSVLPYIILSPEQICQHFGLHRNTRTRSHQEAKNCDYILPRKFLQGEQKRSNAALGSLYTVAPESAFGRGKERKMLN; translated from the exons ATGTTCCTTGTGAATGTCCCTCCTGTGGTTGCTTTCCAAACAAAATGGGCCCCATTTGGACAGGCTGCAAGTGGTAGATTACCCGTGTGCTTTTCTGAATCTGAAGAGGATCTTTCTGGGATTCCTATCGGTGCACAGGTTCAGGGTATTATAAACAACCTTCAGAGTGATGAATCTTCTCTTGAGGTGAACAGTGAATATGAGTGTATTATGCAGAAAAATAGAAAGGTGGAGCTTAACATTAGCGGAGGACTAAATACCGGTTCCACAGTGGTTAAAGGACATACCAAGGAAAGTGCCACACTTGTTGTTCCTGCTCAGTTCAATGATCATAACGAAGATAATTCAGCGTTTGGACCACTTGTATTGGAATCAGATAGTGATGATTCTGTTGACAGAGGCATAGAGGAAGCTATTCAAGAATACCTGAAAAAGAAAAGCAATGTTGTCCCATCTCAGCTAAGTGATGCAAAGAGCTCTAGTAGCATTGAACACGAGGTAGATTTTCTGAAAGATGGTCAGAAGAATGCATCAATTACTACATGCCCTGTTAAAATTGATATGGTTACTACTACAAATGACATTTGTGATAGCTTCAAGGCACATGATCAGATAAGAAGTGCTTCACCTGATAGTGTGAGCAGTGATGATTCGTTTGAGCAGAGTATCAAGGATGAAATTGAACAATTCCTAAATGAGAAAAAACTCCAAAGTAATAAAAGCGAAATCAGTTCAGCTAAGAAAAATGTTCAGAATGAAACTCCAGTGAAACCAAAGTTAAAATCAAGCAAGACATCTGAAAAACAAAGTGCTAAGCAAGGATGTAAGGAGCCGTTTGTGGGACAACATTTAGAAGTACTTAATGTGCAGTCTAAAGGTCAAAAAACTAAAGTTGATAGTTTTAAAAATACCAATATCAGAAGTCAGCCAAAGCCTAAAATATCAAAGCAAAATGAAAAGCTGAAGATTCAGCCCAAGGAAGCTGTCAGCATTTTGAAAGAAGAACTAACAGACTCCAGCAGTGATGATGGCATTGAGGAAGCCATCCAACTTTACCAATTGGAGAAAATCAGAAATGAAGGCAATCTTAAAATAGCTCTTGGTGCTGCTTCAGTAAAGGAACAAAAGGTGAATATTGCAGATGAATCTGCTGTTAACTTCAGTCACTCTTTGGGGAAAAATGCCTCTCCTGAACTTTATAAAAAGACAgaaaatagaaaaagaaaaatgttaaatACCAAACCTGCAGCACTTCCAGATATCCCAAACTGCCAACCTCTTACCCATAAGAGAACATTTTCTTCCATAGATGACAGAATTCCTAAATGTGAGACTGGATTACAAGCAACCTGTAGGGCTGAAACAGCAACTGAATTACTATGTGCAGAAGCAATACTTGACATTTCTAAAACAATTTTGCCATCCCAGCCAGAAAGTACTCTTACAGCTCTGCAGGGAAATTCCTGCCCTCATTCTGAAGCGGCACAGCCCTACTGTTATAGTGACAGCTCAGTAGACAGTGATGACAGCATAGAGCAAGAGATAAGAACATTTTTGGCTCTTAAAGCGCAGACCGAAGGCATTTGCACAGATTCTAGGAAACAAGAGCCATCATCGAATGCGCCCACACCTGAACACCAAAACCAGTCATCTTTTTCCAAGAGAAAACTTTCCCTGACCCACAAACGAAAACTGAAGGAAAGCAAGCCGGCACAAGCAAACTTGATGAAAAAAGGTAATCATTTGGAAAAAGTGTCTTTGTGTGTTGACAGTGGAGAACTAAGTAAGTACTTGCTACCTAATGATAATGTACAGAGCAGCTGTGTGGGAAGCTGTACTGACACAAAATCCAAGCTACAGTACCCATCAGACGTTGAATTGAATATTGGTCAGCAAGTTTTGGGTGCTGAAAGGGCGTTTGCACCTTCTATAGGAAAAAGCCGTGGAAATGGAAAAGCTTATGTGCAAATCAAGAGTTATTGCACCGGAGATAAAAGCAGCTCTTTGGACAGTGATGAAGATCTTGACACGGCTATAAAAGATCTCCTGAAATCGAAAAGAAAATTCAAAAAAAGGTCAAAAGATGAAAGGCCTCAGTGTAAGAAAAAAGTCAGATTTGGTGAAACGACAACCAAGCCACTGGAAATATTTGATGGGTTCGAGCAAAAGGATTGCCATGTGAAAGGCCCCTTTTTTATCAAAAGCTGCCTTTTAAATCCTGGTAACACACAAGGAAACCCTTTAAAAAAGTCAAAGAGCACATTTAAGATAAAAGAAGAACAAGAGAAGCAGGATACTGTGGGGAGCAGACCTTTATCGGTTTCATCCCATGGTAGTAAAGCTTGTGGACCCAAACCAGTTTGTGCCTCGGACAACACTATGACATCTGAAAGCAAAAGCTTGAAAACGTGTGCCTTCTCAGATGCACAGGACAGCAGCTCTGTAGATAGCGATGACAGCATTGAGCTGGAAATAAGGAAATTCTTAGCAGCACGAGCTAAGGCGTCAGCAGATCTTACTGCAGCACAAAAGGAGATGCCTAACGTTCCAGATCCAAACCTTGACAAAGGGAATAACACCCACTCTTTCAAGCAAGAACAAAGGGGTTTATTAAATACAGTGAAGGAGACTGTACTTCAGCCTGGTGAGGATAAAAAGAACTCTGAGAGACCAACTATACAAAATGCTGTGGTACACCAGTTATATGACTGTAAACAAAGCATATCACATATAGGGCAATTATACCACCGTCCTGTTGAAGTAAACAAGGGAACCAGTCCTGTAAATAGACAAGATGGGTTATTGGTAAAAAGCGAATGTTTTGTAGATCAAAACAATGTCCTTAAACAAAATGAGAAGTGTCTTCAAACTATTCATGGTAGAGCAGTCATGAAAGCTGAATTGAATGGTTCCCAGGGGAAATCCCACTTGCCCGTGTCTGGAAACTTTGTTGCAGGTCTTAAGTACATTTCTGGAAATGATAAACGACTTGTTTTAAATCTAGACACTACTGGTCCTTCCAAGATAACAGGTGATGTCAATCCTTACAAGACTGGGACGGATATTACAAAGCTCGGGAGCTGTCCATCTGTTCAGAAAAAAGGACTTATTTTGGAAAAGTCTAAAGATGTACAGACTTCTAACATCTTTCCTAAAAATCCTTTAGTCCACCCTGGTTTGTATTTGCTCACAACTAAAATGTGTAAAGACCCATCTTCATTATGTGTCCCTATTAAGACCGCATCATATGAAACGGGTATAAATGTAATGAGCGTACAATACAGCTGTGCTCAGGTAGTTTCAAACGCACTACCTTGTGCAGGAGAGCTTTCAATTCAGCAGCACACAATGGGAGAAgtcagggatggaaaaataagtaCAGTCAGTGCTAACAGCAAGACAGGAGAGGCCTTGCAGGCGCCCGCTCTCGATACCAAAATACGAATGTTCCATTCAGCCAGAGAAGTTCTAGATTGTGAAAGCAGACAAAGTAATCTTAGCAAGGAGAAAACGCAGGAAGATTTAGAGGCAGGCTCTGGTATAAATGTCAAGGAGTGCAAAGGTTCAGAAGAGAAAGGAAAGGTTTCCAGTTT CTCACACTTTAGCACATCTATTGACCCCGGACTGAGCGTGCTGCCTTATATCATTCTATCTCCTGAGCAAATATGTCAACATTTTGGCTTACACAGAAACACCCGTACAAGGTCACATCAG GAGGCGAAAAACTGTGATTACATTTTGCCACGGAAGTTCCTACAAGGAGAGCAGAAGAGGAGTAATGCTGCATTGGGATCATTATATACAGTAGCTCCAGAAAGTGCTTTCGGACGAG